The Paenibacillus sp. FSL R7-0345 DNA segment AGAATCTCTCCGGCCCGCTTGGACTTGCCGTAAATGCTCTGCGGATCGGTATTATCGTATTCGTGGTAAGGCTTGCTGCCCATCCCGTCAAAAACATAATCGGTACTAATGTATACCAGCTTTGCACCATTTTTTTCAGCAGCTACTGCCACGTTCCGGCTTCCGGTAGCATTAATCAGATAGGCTGCATCAATATCGGTCTCTGCCGCATCTACCGCTGTGTGGGCAGCGCAATGAATAACAGCATCCGGCCCGAAGCCGCCGATGACCTCCACACACTGCTCCAGATTAGTGATATCCATCTCCTGACGGTCACAGCCCAGCACCTCATGCCCCTGCTTTTGCAGCAGCAGAACGAGATCCTGCCCAAGCTGTCCCGCAGATCCGGTAACCAGCACTTTCAACTTAGGCATTACAGAGAATCCCCCAGACGGCTGCCGTATTGAAGCTCGGCATATTTCTGGTATTCCCCGGACTGGATACGAGTCCACCATTCTTTATTATTGAGGTACCATTGAATGGTTTCTTTGATGCCTGTCTCGAATGTGTGCTTTGGCTTCCAGCCAAGCTCATTTGTAATCTTAGCCGGGTCAATTCCATAGCGGCGGTCGTGGCCAGGACGATCCTGCACATAGGTAATTAAGGATTCAGGTTTGCCCAGCTCCTCCAGAATCGTCTTCACAATATGCATATTAGTCCGCTCATTATTGCCACCGATGTTGTAAACCTCTCCGATAACGCCATTATGAATGACAAGATCAATCGCGCTGCAGTGGTCTTCTACATACAACCAGTCACGGATGTTAAGCCCGTCACCATAAATCGGCAGCGCTCCATCATTCAGCGCGCGGGAAATCATCAGCGGAATCAGCTTTTCCGGGAACTGGTAAGGACCATAGTTATTCGAGCAGCGGGTAATATTCACCGGTAATCCGAAAGTCTCATGGTAAGCACGCACCAGCAGGTCTCCGCCAGCTTTACTAGCTGAGTAAGGACTGTTTGGAGTAAGCGGTGTTTCCTCAGTAAAGAGGCCCGTAGCGCCCAGTGTTCCGTATACTTCGTCCGTGGATACCTGGACAAACTTGGTTACGCTATATTTTTTGGCTGCATCCAACAGCACCTGTGTACCCAATACATTCGTCTTCACAAAAACGTCCGGCTCCAGAATACTCCGGTCCACATGCGACTCGGCGGCGAAGTTGACTACAACGTCAATGCCATCGCCAATCAGCTTATCCATCGCTTCCACATCTGTAATATCAGCTTTGACAAATGTGTAGTTTGGGTTTCCTTCGACTGATTTCAAATTTTCAAGGTTTCCTGCATACGTCAACGCGTCCACGTTAACAATCTGATACTCTGGATGCTGCTGCAGCATGTATATTACAAAGTTGCTGCCGATAAAGCCGGCTCCGCCGGTGACTAGAAGTTTCATGGGTTAGACCACCTTTAAATTATAAATAGAGATACTTTAATCGAAGTTCAGCTCAGCATCCTTAAGCACCGGATGTCTCTGATCCTTGTCAGACAGCACAGGATTGGATACCGGCCAATCAATACCTAAGGCCGGATCATTCCATAATATGCCGCGGTCATTCTCAGGGGAATAGTATTCGTCCACTTTGTAGAGGACTTGGGTGTTCGGAACGAGTGTACAGAAGCCATGGGCAAATCCTTTAGGCACCAGCAGCTGCTGCTTATTATATTCACTGAGAATTACACCGACCCATTGCCCAAAGGTAGGTGAGCTGCGCCGGACATCGACAATTACATCATAAATGACACCGGAAAGGACACGAATCAGCTTAGTCTGAGCTTTCGGGTTCAACTGGTAATGCAAACCTCTAAGCACTCCAACCTCTGCTGACAACGATTGATTATCCTGGATAAAATTAAACTTTACCCCGGCCTTCTGCATTACTTCTTCATTATAACTTTCCATAAAAAAACCCCGGTTGTCGCCATGGACCACCGGTTCGAGAATAGCAGCACCTTGCAAATGTAAGGATGTAACCTTCATAAGATAAGTCCCCCATACCTATAGTTTCAATTTACCGAATTCTTCACCAAACGTAATTTCCTGAGCTAAATTATTAGCTTTCGCAAGAGAAGTATGCGTACCTGCATCGGTCCACCAGCCCTGAAGAATATCGAATGTCAACTCTCCACGATTAATATATGCATTATTTACATCAGTGATTTCTAGTTCACCGCGTGCGGAAGGTGTTATCGTCTTAATTATTTTAAACACCTCGTTATCAAACATATAAATTCCCGTTACTGCGTAGTTTGATTTGGGTTTGGCAGGTTTCTCTTCTATAGATATAATACGTCCATCCTGTAATTCCGGAACCCCGAAGCGAGATGGATCATTGACATGTTGAATCAAAATTTTCGCTCCGTTTTTTTGTTCACGGAAATTATCAGCGAAAGCCGAAATATCATCTTCAAATACATTATCACCAAGAATAACAACCATTTGATCCTGACCTACAAACTGCTCTGCAAGATCAAGGGCTTGAGCAATTCCGCCAGCTTCATCCTGCACTTTATAGGTAAAGGTAACCCCCATCTCCCGACCGCTTCCGAGCAAATTAACAACATCACCCATATGTTCCTTACCAGTGACAATAAGAATATCTTTTACCTCAGCTTGCTTTAATTTGTATACAGAGTGAAAAATCATAGGATATTTGCCTACGGGGAGAAGATGTTTATTTGTAACCTTTGTTAAAGGATATAGGCGTGAGCCTGTACCTCCTGCTAGAATTATACCTTTCATATTTCAGCCTCCAAATTAAATATAAGCTTTTCTTCTTTCTCTTTATAATATTTACAAAGGTCACCGATTCCATCTTCTAAAGAATATTCAGGAGACCATCCCAATATTTTCTTTGCCTTTGAATTATCTAAGCAACTTTCTCTTATGTCTCCAACTCTTTCCTGATCAAAAATAGGGAGGATATCTGATGACATATTTCTTTTCAATAACGATAGCAGATAATTTATAGTAGATGTCTCACACATACTAAGATTCAATATTTCCCCATCGCCTAATTCTAATGCTTTAACATTGGCATTTACTATGTCACTCACATAAATGAAATCACGATACTGTTCACCATCTCCATGAATAATTGGAGCCTGCTTGTTAGCAAGTCTGTTGATAAAAATTGAAATAACCCCGGCTTCACCAATAGCACTTTGTCTAGGGCCATACACATTACTGTATCTAAATATAGTGTACTTAAAACCGCATTCTTCCGAGTATATCTTAATATAATTCTCTGGGGTATATTTAGATATACCGTAGAAAGATAACGGTTCAATAGGATGTGCTTCATTTACGGGTAGATATTTAGGAGTTCCATAGACTGCTGCTGAAGAAGCATAAATAATCTTTTTCCCTCCGAATTTCTTCATATTTTCTAATATGTTCAATGTACCTCTGATATTAATATGTTGATCATTCAAAGGGTTTTTCATTGAACTCCCAACGTCAATTTGAGCAGCATGATGAATAATAACTTCTGGACGTTCATAAGAAAAAACAGTAGATACCTCCTCAGAGTTTATGTCCATGTCATATATTTTTGAGTAAGCATTAACGTTTTCATGTGCTCCTGTAGAAAAATTATCAACTCCGACAACCTGATGATTTTGCGCCACTAAAGAATCAACAATGTGAGATCCAATAAATCCTGCAGCTCCAGTTACTAAAATTTTCATTTATCTAGTCCCCTCAAACATTTCTATCCTAATAGTATAAACTTCTCTAATATATCAATAGTAGGCTCCCACTTCCAATTATCTGCAGTAACCTTCCCATTTACAACCAATTTTCTTCTTAGCTCTTCATCTTCAATTAACCTTTTGACTGCTGCTTTAGCACCTGCAACATCTCCCATCTCTACTACTAATGCGTTATGTTCATTTATAATGTATTCATCGTACCCACTAACTTTGCTGACTACACATGCTCCGCCGCAGGCCATCATCTCAAGTGGAGGCCCAAAGAAACCTTCTACTCTACTCATTTTCAGAAGAATATCACAACTGGAATAAAATTCCCGCATTTTAATCATTGGAACCTTTTCAAAGAAATGATCACATCTCCATTCCTCTTTTGGTTTCCCCGCGGAGCTAATACACCAAATTTCACAATCCAAATCTTTTACAGCTAAAAAGGCATCCTCCATACCTTTAAATGGAATATCAATTGGTCCCTCTAATAAAACCCTTATTCTATCTTTTTTCGGAATTATTGGTATATCATGGTGTACAATTTCTTCATCTAAACCATTTGGTACATATACTGAACTCTTACCAAAGCTTTCTAACAACCATTTTTGAATCCATTTAGCTTCAGTCATGAGTTCATAATTTAATTTATAAGATTCTAACGCTCGCTTGCTATCTAGTGATCCAGCGGGGTAAAATCTGCTTTCATCTGATTGAACAAAATATATTTTTCTGGCAGCTGGTATTTCTGCAATAGTATAAGCTGTACTCCAACCTGTTGCTATTACAATATCAAGATTCTCAGGTGCTTCTTCCAGCCCAACAATCTGTACTTTTTGTTTTGGGAACCAACTAATCTCCTTTAAATTATCTTCTGTTATTAGAATGACATCATAGCCTCTATTTAATAATCTGTTGGCATGCTGGCATATTACAGCAATACCTCCAGATATTCCACATCCAGGGATAACATATGCAATCTTTGGTTTAAGACTAATTGTCTTTTTATGTTCTTCATTCATCAGATCAACCCAAATATTATCCTCATCTTTAAAGCTCAATTCTAAATTATTTTGATGCAACCTTAAATTCGTTAATATTAAGGGAATTGACTTAAACTTATACCCATTATATGCAAGCCTAAGCCATAGTTCATGGTCTTCTCTATATTTCATTGATGTTTTCAAACCGCCAACAGCTTTTACAGCGGCTAACCTCACCATTACTGTGCTTTGGCAAGGGACGCAAACTTCCAACAATTTTTCATAGTCACAATCAGGACTAAATACTTCTTGTCCATCTTGTATATCTATACTTCTTGTCCCATCTACCTTAGCTCTCCATCCTCCATAAACCACATCAGCCTTATATTTTTCAATATATTGCAGTGACAATTCTAACCTGTTACTTTCAGCGATATCATCACTATCCTGAAATGCCAAGAATTGTCCCCTAGATTCAACTATTGCTTTGTTTCTTCCTCTAACTGCGTTACCACTATTATTAAAAAATTTAAATATTCTAACTTTGGGATGTGTAGCGTATTCTTCAACAATAGACAAGGTTTCCTTAGGCGACCCGTCACATACTAGTAATAGTTCAAAGTTCTCGTAACTTTGTTGAAGGAT contains these protein-coding regions:
- the rfbB gene encoding dTDP-glucose 4,6-dehydratase, with protein sequence MKLLVTGGAGFIGSNFVIYMLQQHPEYQIVNVDALTYAGNLENLKSVEGNPNYTFVKADITDVEAMDKLIGDGIDVVVNFAAESHVDRSILEPDVFVKTNVLGTQVLLDAAKKYSVTKFVQVSTDEVYGTLGATGLFTEETPLTPNSPYSASKAGGDLLVRAYHETFGLPVNITRCSNNYGPYQFPEKLIPLMISRALNDGALPIYGDGLNIRDWLYVEDHCSAIDLVIHNGVIGEVYNIGGNNERTNMHIVKTILEELGKPESLITYVQDRPGHDRRYGIDPAKITNELGWKPKHTFETGIKETIQWYLNNKEWWTRIQSGEYQKYAELQYGSRLGDSL
- the rfbC gene encoding dTDP-4-dehydrorhamnose 3,5-epimerase, with translation MKVTSLHLQGAAILEPVVHGDNRGFFMESYNEEVMQKAGVKFNFIQDNQSLSAEVGVLRGLHYQLNPKAQTKLIRVLSGVIYDVIVDVRRSSPTFGQWVGVILSEYNKQQLLVPKGFAHGFCTLVPNTQVLYKVDEYYSPENDRGILWNDPALGIDWPVSNPVLSDKDQRHPVLKDAELNFD
- a CDS encoding sugar phosphate nucleotidyltransferase, which produces MKGIILAGGTGSRLYPLTKVTNKHLLPVGKYPMIFHSVYKLKQAEVKDILIVTGKEHMGDVVNLLGSGREMGVTFTYKVQDEAGGIAQALDLAEQFVGQDQMVVILGDNVFEDDISAFADNFREQKNGAKILIQHVNDPSRFGVPELQDGRIISIEEKPAKPKSNYAVTGIYMFDNEVFKIIKTITPSARGELEITDVNNAYINRGELTFDILQGWWTDAGTHTSLAKANNLAQEITFGEEFGKLKL
- a CDS encoding NAD-dependent epimerase/dehydratase family protein, coding for MKILVTGAAGFIGSHIVDSLVAQNHQVVGVDNFSTGAHENVNAYSKIYDMDINSEEVSTVFSYERPEVIIHHAAQIDVGSSMKNPLNDQHINIRGTLNILENMKKFGGKKIIYASSAAVYGTPKYLPVNEAHPIEPLSFYGISKYTPENYIKIYSEECGFKYTIFRYSNVYGPRQSAIGEAGVISIFINRLANKQAPIIHGDGEQYRDFIYVSDIVNANVKALELGDGEILNLSMCETSTINYLLSLLKRNMSSDILPIFDQERVGDIRESCLDNSKAKKILGWSPEYSLEDGIGDLCKYYKEKEEKLIFNLEAEI
- a CDS encoding glycosyltransferase yields the protein MKILFTIADLQYSGGTETLTYTILKELISRNHQVFLYTSRIGDIAGRFIDLGVVVVDNLMELPDDIEIIHAQHQMEAILAYIRYPLVPMVFTANGIIPWQEQPILVPSVVKYIAVSEEVKSSLITNWNIPESLIEIVRNGIDRKRFYPKSPINKIPRNLLLLSNRFTPKVEEVLLEVASEMNLKLEIIGQSVRNLWNVEDKILDADIVVSLGRGILEAMSCGRIPLVFDYNGGDDIVTSNNYYEIRKNNFSGRAFKRDFTPVEIVERIKEAYIEDTVQQNLELIEKYHDIQVIVDQIINIYTGIQHIVIVKQDSYKIISEYLFSGYMYSGKEIVNKEKNIRYLIEVNKETKAGIEKSTETINELSKSVNEYVLRNQALQQEINEATLMSNELGAQVSQLSNEIKMLQLEFNEDKKKTMEEMDKKENNSKYLLELCAEKDKQLSQIYTSRAWKAILKIRNVKRLSKKALRNPKWALKKIVYRNSVKISPVKKDLKSKVSIDNDNPLISVVIPIYDRTDVLRESINSILQQSYENFELLLVCDGSPKETLSIVEEYATHPKVRIFKFFNNSGNAVRGRNKAIVESRGQFLAFQDSDDIAESNRLELSLQYIEKYKADVVYGGWRAKVDGTRSIDIQDGQEVFSPDCDYEKLLEVCVPCQSTVMVRLAAVKAVGGLKTSMKYREDHELWLRLAYNGYKFKSIPLILTNLRLHQNNLELSFKDEDNIWVDLMNEEHKKTISLKPKIAYVIPGCGISGGIAVICQHANRLLNRGYDVILITEDNLKEISWFPKQKVQIVGLEEAPENLDIVIATGWSTAYTIAEIPAARKIYFVQSDESRFYPAGSLDSKRALESYKLNYELMTEAKWIQKWLLESFGKSSVYVPNGLDEEIVHHDIPIIPKKDRIRVLLEGPIDIPFKGMEDAFLAVKDLDCEIWCISSAGKPKEEWRCDHFFEKVPMIKMREFYSSCDILLKMSRVEGFFGPPLEMMACGGACVVSKVSGYDEYIINEHNALVVEMGDVAGAKAAVKRLIEDEELRRKLVVNGKVTADNWKWEPTIDILEKFILLG